In Corvus cornix cornix isolate S_Up_H32 chromosome 17, ASM73873v5, whole genome shotgun sequence, the DNA window GACGCAGACCCTCGGGCAAACTTCCCGGAATGCAAATCCAGGACAGCCATAACACAGCTGTGCAAGCTGGAAAAGCATGGAGCCCACTGGGATCCATAACTTTTATCAGTTATTACCCCATTCTGTGCTAAACAAAAGCCTCTAATAATTTACTCACACTGGCAACTTCCAGCTTGCAAACCCCGGGCAGGTGCCGGCGTGGCCGGGACCCCATTGCACCAGCAGGGGAGTCCCACTGCACTGGGTTGATGGAGCCTGTGCCAGAGTGACCTGGCAAGTTTGGGAAGGCTGGAGATGCAGGATGAACCCAGGAAATGACTGGGGGCTTGTTGGGCATGAGGGTCTTTGCAGTCACCTCTAAATTCTGGGtcagggaaaagggaaatcatagaatcatagagtgctttaaagttggaagggactttaaagatcatgttgttccaccccctgccatgggcagggacaccttctgctaccccaggttgctccaagcccagtccaacctggcctggaactcttccagggatccaggggcagccacagcttgtcTAGGTAGGGAATCTCCTTTAAGCTTCCCTGTGCAACACTGAAATAAACCCCTAAAATCAGCTCCTGGACCCACCACTCAGATGGCTCAGGAGGGTTCACTTTGCCCcatgtgcctcagtttccccagcaACGTGACATGAGAAGGGAAACCAGACACGGATGGAACGCTGAGGGTCCCCAGGGCAGATCCCAGGAAGGCTTTAGGGGGGCAGCTGGAAAAGGGGGGTATGAGCTGATGCTCCCTGTGCTCGgtccctcagccctggcagagTTTGACGAGCCCAAGAGATCGACATTCGTCATGTTCGGCGTCCTCACCATCGCCGTGAGGATCTACCATGACCGCTGGGGCTACGGCGTCTACTCGGGCCCCATCGGGACGGCCGTGCTGGTGATCACTGTCAAATGGGTACGTGGGGCAGGGCACTGGGACGGGCCTCTGTGGGATGCTCCTGGTGGGGAAAGGGCTGAGCCCTGCATGGAGgagtccaacctgtgccagtgATTTCCTCCTCAAGATCCAGCTCTCGATCTCACAGTGATTGAACAGCATTTCTCCTTTAACCTGAGCAGAAGGCAGGCAGACAGCAGCCTTGGTGATAAATGCCAGATTTGATTGGTCTGAGCAATCTACTAcacctcctgtccctgcagctctaATCAGGAGGAACGTATTTATGGAGTTTTTACAGCTACTCAGAGGCAGAGGGATCTGGTGAACTGCCCCAGATCTGGGGAAGATGTGGATAAAACACGGTGATAAAGTGGGGAGGAATCTGTCTGCAGTCTGCCTGAATCCAGCTGGGACAGTCGGGCAGAGTGCAGCAATCTGTGCCCCACTCACAGCACGTGCTGTGGACCCAGCTgggaggagggtggggaagccACTGGCAGGAGTGGGCAAGGAGTGATGGGATAAAAATTGCAGAAAGATGGTGCCAAGCATCGTGGAAATACAGTGGTGCAAATCCCAATTATAAACTCTCACTAAGCCTGCAGCTAAAAGCAAGTGGCTACCACGGGGAGGGGATGGGCAAGGAGGAGACCAAGGCATGGGAGCACCCTGCAGCCTCCAGTCTGCAGATGCTATGCCGAGATCTGCTCTCCCAGAGACTGGGTTTGTGAGGGCACACACTCCCTGAGCTAGCTTTGGgactgaatattaaaaaaccaGTATGATTATGAGGAATGAGTCTGGAGCAGCCAGCTAAATCCAGGTGAATACACTTGGTgtgcttctccttcctcccagctgcagaagatgaaggagaaaaaagggcTCTACCCTGACAGGAGCGTCTACACCCAACAGATCGGTCCTGGCTTCTGTTTTGGGGCGCTGGCACTGATGCTGAGGTTCTTCTTCGAGGTACCTGTGTGCACACTCACCCTCCCCGGCTTTACAAGGTGTAAGGGACATCACCAGGAGAGGAGACTTCCCCCTCCACATCactgggctgcatccagcctTGGACAAACCCCAGCTCAGGCATGGGGCTCCAGGGTTGGCATGCTGgggtctggcagcagcacaatgGTCCCTCCATGCTTGTCCCCATGCCAGCCCCTGGTCCGTTCGGGGCAGGTGTCACAGCAGAGTGAtgcttggtttctttttcccccttcagtgATTCACAAGGACATGGGATGTGCTTTCCTCAGGCACACGTGGTCCTCAGAATGGCTTTGTCAAGTGCGAGCAGGGTTTTTTGGAAACTGGGCACAGGTGACTTAAGGACACATCGCAGCGACGCGGCAGGGACTGGATCCGACCCAGGCACAGCCAGATCCAGAGCTGGCTCACGCCAAAGAAAAGACTCTCAGTGGCTCCCAGGGGCACTTATTCCTGTGTTTATATCCTTCTGCTCCTGCCGCTGGCCAGTCCCCCCGTCCTGCTCCGAAGGGTCCGTGTGTCCCGCCGGGCAGGCGATAACCCCCTGACAGAGCTGCCGGCCGTGCCTGCGCTCAGCCCCGCCgttacagctgctctgtgctttgggaGCTGCGAGATACAACCTCACAGGCATCCCCAaggattatttttcaaagcatttagTAATTGCAAATTCTAGCAGAACATAAAAATGTCACTTAGCAGAAGCCGCCTCCCCGTGCGCCCCGGCCTCGCCGCCGCGTCCTTTGCGGGGTAATGAAACACTTCATTCAAGAATTGGGAAATGTGCAAATTAGAACGTGTTAAATCCACTTTGCtttaggtgttttttttttttcattggaaaTCCTTTCTTCTCTGACAGCAAAGGGAGGCAGAAGGTTCAGGAatcttttttattcccttccttTTGGCTACTTGTAGAAGTTTAATGTTGCGCACCTCACGTGAGCCCCCGGCCTCGCTGCTCCCGCTTCTCACTGcgctctccctgcctgcaggagtGGGATTACACCTACGTGCACAGCTTCTACCACTGTGCCTTGGCCATGGCCctcgtgctgctgctgcccaaggaGAACAAGAAGGCCGGGAGTGCCGGAACCCCCGCCAGGCTCGACTGCTCCACGCTCTGCTGCTGCGTCTGAGCCCCCGGGCACGCCGGGCACGCgtgttcctgctcctggggTGATTTTCCTGCAGCCAAAAGGAAAATGCCTGCCTGCTGGGTTTTCCTGTGCACATCAGCATCTTTTCCCACCGGCTCGGTGTGCACTCTGGGGTTTTCTCCCCCGGGAAGTTTTCTGACTAACCGgggtctagtggaaggtgtccctgcccatggtgagGGAGTTGAAacgagatgggctttaaggtcccttcctacccatCCTGTGATTCACCTTTCCACTGTCAGCCCCGGCAGGGTTTGCACTTCCAGTTTGGTACACATCCGTATTCTCCCAGGAGGAGCACTCAGCTGGACTGTGAcctgtcccctgccccaggAGACCCCTGCACTCCCAGGCCATGTCACCTCCTGGGCTGTCCCTTGCACTGACCTGGCAGGACCCAAGTTGTCCCCTCTGTGCAGGTTTGCCCAGCCTGAGCACACAAAGCTTCGTTTGCAACGCCCAATTAACAGAACCTGTATTTTTTGTGAGATATtaactattttatttatgcattcTCTTGATGTAAATAATACTAACAAAGACTTTGCCAGTGTGCGATGCCAGCATTTCTTAAGCGGGGCAGGAAACTTTCCAGCTCCACTTGGCTCAGTCGAGGGCAGATGCCAAGTCCAAAGCAGGGCTCTGGGCATGGCCACCACAGCCCCTCAAACCTGGAGGGAGCTGCAACACTGGGCACTTTGTCCTTGCAGACCTGCAGGCGCAGGCAGCAGGTGCCTCACTGGTATGGAAAGTACATGGAAAAtgagaggcagagaaaagaagctcctggagggaggggggagggcTGTAAGCCTATAACATCTCCTCTAACAGACTATTTACTATAGCAGAAGTGTATGATTTATTTAGACTGTCTGGGAAAAAGGCCAAGACTATATGTCATGGACAATTAGAGCAGTATTGATATACAGAGATGTCCACAGAAAGCCCACATTAAGCCTGGGTTCCTCTGGAAGAGAAATCCACCCCAGTCATTCATCAGAGCAACTTCCTGCGACGGGGCAACAACCAAAACTGACTGAGCTTccaacaaaaatataaatgaattaTGAACCCCCAAGCATCCAAGAGTCACTGGCAAGTGGTGGCACAGCTGATGCAGCTGCACACAGAGGCAGAGCAAGCAAAGAGCTTTCAAAGGGTTTCCCAGCACCTAAACCAACACAGCTCCGTTCCTTCCCAGCATCCAGGCCCCGGGATGTTTACAAGATGCTCTCAGGGTTTGCGTGCAAGGCTGTCCTCGTTGCTTGCACGCTACTGGAGTGCTTTGCCGTGTGAGGGCTGCTCAGGGTGGCCCCAAAAAACAGGCCCGAGTGCTCTGATTCAGAGTGCAAgaggcagctcagcactgcctgcaAGAGATGCCTCTGAGAGTCcacagctgcttcccaaggGGCCACCCCCATGGGCCTCCCGTGGCCACACTGGCTCTTCCTGGGTGTTTGTCATCCCAAATGTAAATTCTCAACGCTGACCCTTCCCAGGAGCCTGACCAGCAATGCCAGCAGCCTCCATCGCTTGCTGCAGCCACTGATCAGAGACTCCATTGCCCCACCAGCTCATTTTGGGACTGTTTGGtccctcctgggctgcagtgatcggcacagccctgcagcaagccctggggacacgggCAGCGTGGGTATGGTGAGAGCCTGGTGAGGGtccagtgctgggaggagggCACTGGCTGACCACGGCACCCAACTGGCACTGAGCAAGAGGGACCAAAGGTTGGCAAACCCCATGCAAACAAGGAGGGCACATTacctgaggagcagctgagtaGATAAAacctcctgctcccacctgccACGTATCCAGCTGCAAAAAAACTCCTGAAATTGTCTTGCACACAGCAAAATCTCAAGCAAGGTTTGCTTtgtcccctccttctccctgctgatGCCCCAGGacactgctccagctgtgccaacCATCCATCCCTTGGCACCCCAGTGCAGGACCAGCACCCAGCCTTGAGACTGACacacacctgggcacacccACAGGTTCCCTGTGCTGGCATCAGCCCCGAGCTGATGGCAGCACCCGGCACCCCGACACCAGAGGAAGGTGCAGGGCTGGATCCACTACCCCAGGCAGGATATCCCCTGCAACACCAATGCAGGGAAATATTATAAACATCTACAGCAACGTAGACAAAACAGTCTCTCGTAACCTTTTAGCGCTGCCGAGAGCTTTGCCTGTAAGAGCTCTTGAGCCCCTGCCAAAAATTCTGGCTGTTTTCATAAGAGTAGGTGTTTTCGTCTAAGGTGCAGTCTGAGTGCTGTGACCTTTGTCATGTCTGCTACTGAAATTTCCTGCTTCTCTGTTATTCTCTTCTTTGGTAAGACGATATGAAACCCAAAACTTTTATTGCCCCTTTTAAAGTGTCTTTATAGCTCCCCGTCTACTTCATATACTGTCTTACTCTCCAGTGCTGGGATATTACTTATGGGATCCGGGCTTGATGCTGCAAAAGGCATTTGGGTTTCACGAAGCCCAAACTGCCTGGGCTTTTTTAAGATCAgccgggggggggggaagaaaaaaagacagaaaataggaaaaaaggaatgagaaGGGAGGGACTGGGCTTTCCGCTCTGGAGGCATCAGCATCTGCTACCAGCGCAGCCTCCCCCGcctctgccaggcctccccGGGCACAAAACCCAAACTTTGCTTTGTGTCTGGGTCAGCATGGGGTGCCCACAGACCCTGTGGGGATGGCATTGCACAGCATCTCTTCCCCGGCCTCCAtcccctgccagctgtgccctggagctggcagctcagaTGTGGCCGGACAGCACAGCTGGTGCCAAAGCAGTGTGCAGCGGCTGGGGCACAtctgccctggagctggcaCTGGGGGAGGCCAGCCCTGCTTGTGGGACTCCCATGCACCCCATTTCCCAGCCCAGTTCCAGCACCAGGACAGACACATGAAGGATGTGTCCCTAGGGAAGGGTTGTGGGTGCCCATGCTCCGTGCTCCCAGTCCCATCCCTCAGGCTGTTCAGCATGACCTCCCTGTCATCCTAGGTGACAAAGATCCCCTGGGATCTCATCTGCACACTCCCCAGCATCCCcactgcagtgggagcagggatctGATGTGCCAGAGGGGAGAGGGCTGGTGGAACTGTCCCCTCCAGGGGGACATTCTCCCCCACTTGCCTGCAGCGGGACTGGCAGAGAAGGGAATTAGGACCTACTCCTGCTGGAGGGGAGGCTTCCAGAGATGTCTAGTCAGGCTCTGTGCCAGCTAATCTTCCAGGCAAACTTTATCCAGATCCTTTTGGCTGCAGAAAGTGAAAAACCAGCCAAACCCAAATATAAGAGCCTGgtttctgctgccagctgcatGGGGCACTCCAGAAAAGGCCTTATCACCACGGGATTTTGAGAGatggctttgggtttttttccacatgctgctcttccctcctcaccctcccacTGTCATTCCCCCATGCATGTTCGAGTGTTGAACCGAGCCAGGTCAATGCAGATGGTGGGGCTGAGGTTTTCCTCATGCCCACTTTGAAGCCCTCAGGCCACAGTGACACCACCCCACTTCAGAGAGTGCTGTTGCTCCATCCTGAGGCACCACAAGCTCATTGGGAGCAGACTCCTTCCTGGAATTGCCAAAGAAACCAAAGTTTCCCCTGGAAATTCAGGAGCAGTTGTAGGGGCAGGAGCCCTGTGGTGAGACCAAGGGAGAACGCTTGTCCTCCATCACCCTCCAGTTCTGATGTGCCTGTGCCCTGTGAGAGGGATAAATCAGGTCTGCAGGGGCAAAGGGCAGTCACCAGCCGTGTCCTACACAGCCCTGGGGCTCCACAGCCATGGGACATGGTGCAAATGCACTGTGAGAACCCAGCCTTGTCCATCAACCTGGAAAAAAGGGGAGATGGAGTAACTGAAGCGCCTAT includes these proteins:
- the MYMK gene encoding protein myomaker — protein: MGSLVAKLLLPTLSSLVFLPTISIAAKRRFHMEAMVYFFTMFFVAFYHVCDGPGLSVLCFMRYDILEYFSIYGTALSIWVSLMALAEFDEPKRSTFVMFGVLTIAVRIYHDRWGYGVYSGPIGTAVLVITVKWLQKMKEKKGLYPDRSVYTQQIGPGFCFGALALMLRFFFEEWDYTYVHSFYHCALAMALVLLLPKENKKAGSAGTPARLDCSTLCCCV